A single region of the Acidobacteriota bacterium genome encodes:
- a CDS encoding 2-oxo acid dehydrogenase subunit E2, with protein sequence MAVIEFHLPDIGEGLAEVELIKWLVAEGDTVEENQPVADVESDKAVVTMPAPASGRVVRFAVREGQRLKVGELMMVIEGTTSARSSGDAGEHAASPAAAAPPSAAAAAAPASAPVAASPAVRKLAQELGVGLDRVRGTGPRGRITPDDVQRAAQGPAAAPPPPPAATPAVTPVHAAAQEGAVEYVPFRGVRRRIAEAMEESARTIPHVCGFHEFDGEGLVRVRASLAPLAEKQGVRLTYLAFIVKAATRALEAWPIINASLDAAHERIALKKFYNVGIATSAPDGLVVPVIQGADRRGLLDLAREIERLSTAARERKLTPGDGQHGTFTISNVGAQRGWLNTSLIRHPEVAILGVGKIEQRAVVRGGQVVARPVLPLAFTFDHRVVDGEQGLGFMLTLRELLEGPEALLVGEPLW encoded by the coding sequence ATGGCCGTCATCGAATTCCACCTGCCCGACATCGGCGAGGGGCTGGCCGAGGTCGAACTGATCAAGTGGCTGGTCGCCGAGGGCGATACCGTCGAAGAGAACCAGCCGGTGGCCGACGTCGAGAGCGACAAGGCCGTCGTGACGATGCCGGCGCCGGCATCGGGCCGCGTCGTGCGTTTCGCCGTCCGCGAGGGCCAGCGCCTCAAGGTCGGCGAGCTGATGATGGTGATCGAGGGCACCACCTCGGCCCGCTCGTCGGGCGACGCCGGCGAGCACGCCGCTTCGCCTGCCGCCGCGGCGCCGCCGTCCGCGGCCGCGGCAGCCGCCCCCGCGAGCGCGCCGGTGGCCGCGTCGCCGGCCGTCCGCAAGCTCGCGCAGGAGCTCGGCGTGGGGCTCGATCGCGTGCGGGGCACCGGCCCGCGTGGGCGCATCACCCCCGACGACGTGCAGCGCGCCGCGCAGGGCCCGGCGGCCGCTCCGCCGCCGCCACCCGCCGCGACGCCGGCGGTGACACCTGTCCACGCCGCCGCACAGGAGGGCGCCGTCGAGTACGTCCCGTTTCGCGGCGTCCGCAGGCGCATCGCGGAGGCGATGGAGGAGTCGGCCCGGACGATTCCCCACGTGTGCGGCTTCCACGAGTTCGACGGCGAGGGGCTGGTGCGCGTCCGGGCCTCGCTCGCCCCGCTCGCCGAGAAGCAGGGGGTGCGCCTCACCTACCTGGCCTTCATCGTGAAGGCGGCGACCCGCGCCCTCGAGGCGTGGCCCATCATCAACGCGTCGCTCGACGCCGCGCACGAGCGCATCGCGCTCAAGAAGTTCTACAACGTCGGCATCGCCACGTCGGCGCCCGACGGGCTGGTCGTCCCCGTGATCCAGGGGGCGGACCGCCGGGGCCTGCTCGACCTCGCCCGCGAGATCGAGCGGCTGTCGACCGCCGCCCGCGAGCGCAAGCTGACGCCCGGCGACGGGCAGCACGGCACGTTCACCATCTCCAACGTCGGGGCGCAGCGGGGCTGGCTCAACACGTCGCTCATCCGGCACCCGGAGGTGGCCATCCTGGGCGTCGGCAAGATCGAGCAACGCGCGGTCGTGCGCGGGGGTCAGGTGGTGGCCCGGCCCGTCCTGCCGCTGGCCTTCACGTTCGACCATCGGGTCGTCGATGGCGAACAGGGGCTCGGCTTCATGCTCACCCTGCGCGAGCTTCTCGAGGGCCCCGAAGCGCTGCTCGTCGGCGAACCGCTCTGGTAG
- a CDS encoding enoyl-CoA hydratase/isomerase family protein, which produces MSAPVIDIRRDGDVEWVTLNRPEVRNAFNDQVVEELASWAARAATDASLRVVVLGGAGKVFSAGADLDWMARGANDSRDDIERQAAGLHGLFAAIDTLPQAVVGRVQGAAIAGGGGLVAVCDVVVAAVDAQFGFSEVKLGIVPAIISPFVIRKIGPSAARALFVTGQRIDARRAKEIGLVHEVAAADELDAAVERLLAELRGAAPTAVAAAKRLVAEVAGLTPSEAAPITTRTIADRRVSEEGRAGVRAFLAKQRPPWAGAGP; this is translated from the coding sequence ATGAGCGCCCCGGTCATCGACATCCGGCGTGACGGCGACGTCGAGTGGGTCACGCTGAACCGGCCTGAGGTCCGCAACGCCTTCAACGACCAGGTCGTGGAGGAGCTCGCCTCGTGGGCCGCCCGCGCGGCCACCGACGCGTCGCTGCGCGTGGTCGTGCTCGGCGGCGCCGGCAAGGTCTTCTCGGCGGGCGCGGATCTCGACTGGATGGCACGCGGCGCGAACGACAGCCGAGACGACATCGAGCGGCAGGCCGCCGGGCTCCACGGCCTCTTCGCCGCCATCGACACGCTTCCGCAGGCGGTCGTCGGCCGCGTGCAGGGCGCCGCGATCGCCGGGGGAGGCGGCCTCGTGGCCGTGTGCGACGTGGTCGTCGCGGCCGTCGATGCGCAGTTCGGCTTCAGTGAGGTCAAGCTCGGCATCGTTCCGGCGATCATCTCGCCGTTTGTCATCCGCAAGATCGGACCGTCGGCCGCGCGGGCGCTGTTCGTGACGGGGCAGCGGATCGACGCACGCCGCGCGAAGGAGATCGGCCTCGTCCACGAGGTGGCCGCGGCCGATGAGCTCGACGCGGCGGTCGAACGGCTGCTCGCCGAGCTGCGCGGGGCGGCCCCGACCGCCGTGGCGGCCGCCAAGCGCCTCGTGGCCGAAGTCGCCGGCCTGACGCCCTCGGAGGCGGCGCCGATCACGACGCGGACGATCGCCGACCGCCGGGTCTCGGAGGAAGGGCGCGCCGGGGTGCGCGCGTTCCTGGCGAAGCAGCGGCCACCCTGGGCGGGGGCAGGCCCGTAG
- the npdG gene encoding NADPH-dependent F420 reductase — translation MHDSVKLAVVGGTGNEGRGLALRFASAGASVVIGSRDASRAADVAASLSARVPTASISGTDNGSAIAQADVVVLAVAFAHAADTVVAHRDAFREGALVLDVTVPLVFEAGKPRHVELAEGSSAEQLRALLPPHVRLACAFKTLPAWLLEHVDEPLDCDDFICGDSRESREAAAAIVGRIPGLRPVDAGPLDSARTLERMTLLAVRLNKRYKSHRTRFKVLGI, via the coding sequence ATGCACGATTCCGTGAAGCTCGCCGTCGTCGGCGGCACGGGCAACGAAGGGCGTGGCCTCGCGCTCAGGTTCGCCTCCGCCGGCGCCTCCGTCGTGATCGGCTCGCGTGACGCGTCACGCGCGGCCGACGTCGCCGCCTCGCTCTCGGCCCGGGTGCCGACCGCGTCCATCTCCGGCACCGACAACGGCTCGGCCATCGCGCAGGCCGACGTCGTGGTGCTCGCGGTGGCCTTCGCCCACGCCGCCGACACGGTCGTCGCGCACCGCGACGCGTTTCGCGAGGGCGCGCTCGTTCTCGACGTCACCGTCCCGCTCGTCTTCGAGGCGGGCAAACCCAGGCACGTCGAGCTCGCCGAGGGCTCGTCGGCCGAGCAGCTCCGCGCGCTGCTGCCGCCGCACGTGCGGCTCGCCTGTGCGTTCAAGACGCTGCCGGCCTGGCTGCTCGAGCACGTCGACGAGCCGCTCGACTGCGACGACTTCATCTGCGGCGACTCCAGGGAGAGCCGCGAAGCTGCTGCCGCGATCGTCGGGCGCATCCCGGGCCTGCGGCCCGTCGACGCCGGCCCGCTCGACTCGGCTCGCACGCTCGAACGCATGACGCTGCTCGCGGTCCGTCTCAACAAGCGCTACAAGTCGCACCGCACGCGGTTCAAGGTGCTCGGCATCTGA
- a CDS encoding flippase-like domain-containing protein — MSVTNTRSRLRAIGSRLMPVVVTVAVFWFIFDRVPLERLLVALRDADHARFLALMIPNTLVYFCWDTLVLAVAIRWFHGPIRYAELLPARAVSYVVALFNTNLARGALAGYLSRRLRQPFLQLGSTVIFLVLTEYTHLVTWVTIGLLLSGSQTPADLLWIPPAVAGFWLVFLLYTRFGVRPWDLVRLVRHGRLWPKAAGGLREWSLFRTFRIAPLRRYGQTVLLRMPMFFASLCFHYFAAQAFGIHIPFLQMVAFLPVIFMIAALPITVMHLGTTQAAWIYFFSSHAPPERLLAFSLAAHATFTVTRALVGLVFTPRAYNDLVQPERSRAAA, encoded by the coding sequence ATGAGCGTCACCAACACCCGCAGCCGCCTCCGCGCGATTGGCAGCCGGCTCATGCCGGTCGTCGTGACGGTCGCGGTCTTCTGGTTCATCTTCGATCGCGTTCCACTCGAGCGGCTGCTCGTCGCGCTCCGCGACGCGGACCACGCGCGGTTCCTCGCGCTGATGATTCCGAACACGCTGGTCTACTTCTGCTGGGACACGCTCGTGCTCGCCGTGGCCATCCGGTGGTTCCACGGTCCCATCCGCTACGCCGAGCTGCTGCCCGCGCGCGCCGTGTCGTACGTGGTGGCGCTCTTCAATACCAACCTCGCGCGCGGCGCGCTCGCCGGCTACCTGTCGCGCCGCCTGCGGCAGCCGTTCCTGCAGCTCGGCAGCACGGTCATCTTCCTGGTGCTGACCGAGTACACGCACCTCGTCACGTGGGTGACGATCGGTCTGCTCCTGTCCGGCTCACAGACGCCGGCCGACCTGCTCTGGATCCCGCCGGCGGTTGCCGGGTTCTGGCTCGTGTTCCTGCTCTACACGCGCTTCGGCGTGCGGCCGTGGGATCTCGTGCGGCTCGTCCGGCACGGCCGCCTCTGGCCGAAGGCGGCCGGCGGCTTGCGGGAGTGGTCGCTCTTCCGGACGTTCCGCATCGCGCCGCTGCGGCGCTACGGGCAGACGGTGCTGCTGCGGATGCCGATGTTCTTCGCGTCGCTCTGCTTCCACTACTTCGCGGCGCAGGCGTTCGGCATCCACATCCCGTTCCTCCAGATGGTCGCCTTCCTGCCGGTGATCTTCATGATCGCCGCGCTCCCGATCACCGTCATGCACCTCGGGACGACGCAGGCGGCGTGGATCTACTTCTTCAGCAGCCATGCGCCGCCCGAGCGGCTGCTCGCCTTCAGCCTGGCGGCGCACGCAACCTTCACCGTGACGCGGGCCCTCGTGGGCCTCGTCTTCACCCCCAGGGCCTACAACGATCTCGTGCAGCCCGAGCGGTCGCGTGCCGCGGCCTGA
- a CDS encoding TIGR03619 family F420-dependent LLM class oxidoreductase, translating into MDVGVIIPNAGPKALPEHIVTVAKWAEELGYHSVWVTDHVTLPEQCDSYYPYRSHGRWDYPSDTYWLDPLLSLQWAAAVAPSLRIGTSILVVPLRNPLLLAKQISTLDYLTGGRVILGAGAGWMKEEFDIIGQSYENRGKRLLEMIRLMRRCWTGELVDFDGEFYKVSGFKMHPTPVRKDIPVIWGGHSDAAIRRCARTGDGWHPTQITIEQLTEGLGKLARFCEEYQRDPKSILVVARPGNTYAITDETHAKHVELGVQHLVFDTPIKQEDPKLEILRGEMERVAKICGLTARS; encoded by the coding sequence ATGGACGTCGGCGTCATCATCCCGAACGCGGGGCCCAAGGCCCTCCCGGAGCACATCGTCACGGTGGCGAAGTGGGCCGAAGAGCTCGGCTACCACTCCGTCTGGGTCACCGACCACGTCACGCTGCCCGAGCAGTGCGATTCGTACTACCCGTATCGATCGCACGGACGGTGGGACTACCCGTCGGACACCTACTGGCTCGATCCGCTCCTGTCGCTGCAGTGGGCGGCAGCCGTCGCGCCGTCGCTCAGGATCGGCACCTCGATCCTCGTCGTGCCGCTGCGCAACCCCCTGCTGCTCGCCAAGCAGATCTCGACGCTCGACTACCTGACGGGCGGGCGGGTCATCCTCGGCGCCGGCGCCGGCTGGATGAAGGAGGAGTTCGACATCATCGGCCAGTCGTACGAGAACCGAGGCAAGCGGCTGCTCGAGATGATCAGGCTGATGCGGCGGTGCTGGACGGGCGAGCTCGTCGACTTCGACGGCGAGTTCTACAAGGTGTCCGGCTTCAAGATGCACCCGACGCCGGTGCGGAAGGACATCCCCGTGATCTGGGGCGGCCACAGCGACGCGGCCATCCGGCGGTGCGCCCGGACCGGCGATGGCTGGCACCCGACGCAGATCACGATCGAGCAGCTGACCGAGGGACTCGGCAAGCTCGCGCGGTTCTGCGAGGAGTACCAGCGCGACCCGAAGAGCATCCTCGTCGTCGCCCGCCCCGGCAACACCTACGCGATCACGGACGAGACGCACGCGAAGCACGTCGAGCTGGGCGTCCAGCACCTCGTCTTCGACACGCCGATCAAGCAGGAGGACCCGAAGCTCGAGATCCTGCGCGGCGAAATGGAACGCGTGGCGAAGATCTGCGGGCTGACGGCCCGCTCGTAG